In Phragmitibacter flavus, the following are encoded in one genomic region:
- a CDS encoding DUF1553 domain-containing protein, whose protein sequence is MNPPLIRFLLSLVLALFASNLAASAPDPTEFFEKKVRPILIERCFECHSNTAKIKGGLALDSKHDWTTGGDTGPAIIPGQPEESLLIQAITWSDLDLQMPPKKKLSDSEIHILTTWIANGAHDPRESSASSTPRPTMATTVEQGRQFWSYTPIQNPDLPKVADPSWPSHPIDHFILAKLEQNHLTPAPDAAPEVLVRRLAYNLIGLPPTPTQIDQFTKHASTDRPAAILALIDELMASPHFGEKWARHWLDIPRFAESSGGGRTLLFKDAWRYRDYIIHAFNHDRPLDQLIREHIAGDLLPATTPDDRTRNLIATGFLALGPTIYEEQDKQQLRFDIIDEQLDTLGKAFLGQTISCARCHDHKFDPITHADYYALAGIFASTRTLADYKANVATWVTTPLPLAPDQEKHHHDLETRYTTLEKTLKQNKNQLAKLKDQTTGLAFKTNQPIPLKEVPGIVLDDSQAQANGDWKHSRYSSHYFGEGYLHDQNTGKGSKTLTFTPKLPASGRYEIRLAYTPQHDRAKNVPIHIFHALGDQTIHVDQTQTPDIENRFVSLGTFTFEKDGDAYLIISNEGTEGFVTVDLLQFLPEGSSDQLAAKPTDKQKGKSQVNIALRDLQKQIKEQESALKELKATRSLRPVAMTVREEDTIAPTQIRIRGDVHQPGPTVPRGFLSVVTPQNPPIPDHQSGRLELAEWLTNPQNPLTARVLVNRIWHALFGAGLVRTTDNFGTTGDAPSHPELLDYLAQQLVQNQWSTKTLIRQILTTRTWQLAHGTQPSDPDNRLLSHAHRRRLDAEPIRDTILIAANTLDPKIGGTNIEGASETDAASESASNIEYHYQFNDTRRSIYTPAFRNNRLEIFEIFDFGDINTAQGQRQTSTVAPQALYFLNNPFVLQQSQQAAQHALTNPSTPTDEKRLDHAFLTTLSRLPTATERDHCQHFLDSSTLPDEQTWAALYQSLFGSLDFRYLD, encoded by the coding sequence ATGAATCCGCCCCTCATCCGCTTTCTCCTGTCACTGGTCCTTGCCTTGTTTGCCAGCAACCTGGCGGCATCTGCACCCGACCCCACCGAGTTCTTTGAGAAAAAAGTTCGCCCCATTCTTATCGAACGCTGCTTCGAATGCCATTCCAACACCGCCAAAATCAAAGGCGGACTCGCTCTCGACAGCAAACACGACTGGACCACCGGCGGCGACACCGGCCCCGCCATCATCCCCGGCCAGCCCGAAGAAAGCCTCCTCATCCAAGCCATCACCTGGAGCGATCTCGACCTCCAGATGCCCCCCAAAAAGAAACTCTCTGACTCCGAAATCCACATTCTCACCACCTGGATTGCCAATGGAGCCCACGATCCCCGCGAAAGCTCCGCCTCCTCCACCCCACGGCCCACCATGGCCACCACTGTTGAACAAGGCCGGCAATTCTGGTCCTACACCCCCATCCAAAACCCGGATCTCCCCAAAGTCGCCGACCCCAGCTGGCCAAGCCATCCCATCGACCACTTCATCCTCGCCAAACTCGAACAAAACCACCTCACCCCCGCCCCCGACGCCGCCCCCGAAGTCCTCGTCCGCCGCCTCGCCTACAATCTCATCGGCCTCCCCCCCACCCCCACCCAAATCGATCAATTCACCAAGCACGCAAGCACCGACCGACCCGCCGCCATCCTTGCCCTCATCGACGAACTGATGGCCTCCCCCCACTTCGGCGAAAAATGGGCCCGCCACTGGCTCGACATCCCCCGCTTCGCCGAATCCAGCGGCGGCGGACGCACCCTCCTCTTCAAAGACGCCTGGCGCTACCGCGACTACATCATCCACGCCTTCAACCACGACCGCCCCCTCGACCAGCTCATCCGCGAACACATCGCCGGCGACCTTCTTCCCGCCACCACTCCCGACGACCGCACCCGCAACCTCATCGCCACCGGCTTCCTCGCCCTCGGCCCCACCATCTACGAAGAACAGGACAAACAACAGCTCCGCTTCGACATCATCGACGAACAACTCGACACCCTCGGCAAAGCCTTCCTCGGCCAGACCATCAGTTGCGCCCGCTGTCACGACCACAAATTCGACCCCATCACCCACGCCGACTACTACGCCCTCGCCGGTATCTTCGCCTCCACCCGCACCCTCGCCGACTATAAGGCAAACGTCGCCACCTGGGTCACCACTCCCCTTCCCCTCGCCCCCGACCAGGAAAAACACCACCACGATCTCGAAACCCGCTATACCACCCTCGAAAAAACTCTCAAACAAAACAAAAACCAGCTCGCCAAGCTCAAAGACCAAACCACCGGCCTCGCCTTCAAAACCAACCAGCCCATCCCCCTCAAGGAAGTCCCCGGCATCGTCCTCGACGACTCCCAAGCCCAGGCCAACGGCGATTGGAAACACTCCCGCTATTCCTCCCACTACTTCGGCGAAGGTTATCTTCACGACCAAAACACCGGCAAAGGCAGCAAAACCCTCACCTTCACCCCCAAACTCCCCGCCTCCGGCCGTTACGAAATCCGCCTCGCCTACACCCCCCAACATGACCGCGCCAAAAACGTTCCCATCCACATCTTCCATGCCCTCGGCGACCAGACCATCCACGTCGACCAAACCCAAACCCCCGACATCGAAAACCGCTTCGTCTCGCTCGGCACCTTCACCTTCGAAAAAGACGGCGACGCCTACCTGATCATCTCCAACGAAGGCACCGAAGGTTTTGTCACCGTCGACCTCCTCCAGTTTCTCCCCGAAGGCAGCAGCGACCAACTCGCCGCCAAACCCACCGACAAACAAAAGGGCAAATCGCAGGTCAATATCGCCCTTCGCGACCTTCAAAAACAAATCAAAGAGCAGGAGTCCGCCCTAAAGGAACTCAAGGCCACGCGCTCCCTTCGTCCCGTCGCCATGACCGTTCGCGAAGAAGACACCATCGCCCCCACACAAATCCGCATACGCGGCGACGTCCACCAGCCCGGTCCCACCGTCCCCCGTGGATTCCTAAGTGTCGTCACCCCACAAAACCCGCCCATTCCCGACCACCAAAGCGGTCGCCTCGAACTCGCCGAATGGCTCACCAATCCGCAAAACCCCCTGACTGCCCGCGTGCTCGTCAACCGCATCTGGCACGCCCTCTTCGGAGCCGGACTCGTCCGCACCACCGATAACTTCGGCACCACCGGCGACGCCCCCAGCCATCCCGAACTCCTCGACTACCTCGCCCAACAGCTCGTTCAAAACCAGTGGAGCACCAAAACCCTCATCCGCCAGATCCTCACCACCCGCACCTGGCAGCTCGCCCACGGCACCCAACCTTCCGATCCCGACAACCGCCTTCTTTCCCACGCCCATCGCCGACGTCTCGACGCCGAACCCATCCGCGACACCATCCTCATCGCCGCCAACACCCTCGACCCCAAAATCGGCGGCACCAACATCGAAGGTGCCTCCGAAACCGACGCCGCCTCAGAATCCGCCTCCAACATCGAATACCACTACCAGTTCAACGACACCCGACGCAGCATCTACACTCCCGCCTTCCGCAACAACCGGCTCGAGATCTTCGAGATCTTCGACTTCGGCGACATCAACACCGCCCAAGGCCAGCGACAAACCAGCACCGTCGCCCCCCAGGCCCTCTACTTCCTTAACAACCCCTTCGTCCTCCAACAATCCCAGCAAGCCGCCCAACACGCCCTCACCAACCCGTCCACGCCCACCGACGAAAAACGACTCGACCACGCCTTCCTCACCACCCTCAGCCGGCTCCCCACCGCCACCGAACGCGACCACTGCCAGCACTTCCTCGACTCCTCCACCCTCCCCGACGAACAGACTTGGGCCGCCCTCTACCAATCCCTCTTCGGCTCCCTCGACTTCCGCTACCTCGACTAA
- a CDS encoding flippase activity-associated protein Agl23 has translation MPRKTALLGWKSFVFLFALALALGGMYRFADLGKKPMHTDEAILALKTQEFWRTGFFKYDPKDYHGPFLHEATRAMGVVRGMDADEMNERRFRAVVAIFGFAMILLPLFFLDVLGKTGTAMAAILLAVSPMMNFYSRYYIMEVPMVFLGGLMLGALWSWTKWRNVWWLLLAGACMGAMHATKETFVFPMAAIFAGVVAVKMMGGTFEAKSTRLTFSPKRGGGRVTWRSWFWLGFSATVVSVWQFSNGFREWTGVLESATTYLSYLQRSEGSGHEKPWTYYLGVLFWHKDGFLWTELMTGVLALMGILSVFFQPKLAKNLHAAQVFLAVYTVVLLALYSLIPYKTPWTILGVNFALPLLAGLGVRWVFVSTGPWILKALWLLILTGGVYHLCQQTSMATDYKFPGEVRYSADSRNPYVYSHTTTNFLKLVDLVEDLKEHHPDGNDMAVYVVQREFGWPLAWYLRDMPRVSYVDQFPVKLDAPVVVVDLDQEGKAWEILSSTAEAGPVPDYVTSVFGLRPGTNLAVLVREDLWNKREAKREAIRPGRRD, from the coding sequence ATGCCGCGTAAAACTGCCCTTCTGGGATGGAAAAGTTTTGTCTTTTTGTTCGCTCTCGCGCTGGCGCTGGGCGGAATGTATCGTTTTGCGGATCTCGGCAAGAAGCCGATGCACACGGATGAGGCGATCCTGGCGCTGAAAACGCAGGAGTTTTGGCGGACGGGATTTTTTAAGTATGATCCGAAGGACTACCACGGGCCATTTTTGCATGAGGCGACGCGGGCGATGGGGGTGGTGCGGGGGATGGATGCGGATGAGATGAACGAGCGGCGGTTTCGCGCGGTGGTGGCGATTTTCGGGTTCGCGATGATTTTGCTGCCGCTGTTTTTTTTGGATGTGCTGGGCAAGACGGGGACGGCGATGGCGGCGATTTTGTTGGCGGTGTCGCCGATGATGAATTTTTACAGCCGCTATTACATCATGGAGGTGCCGATGGTGTTTTTGGGTGGTTTGATGTTGGGAGCGTTGTGGAGCTGGACGAAATGGCGGAACGTCTGGTGGCTGCTGCTGGCGGGAGCCTGCATGGGGGCAATGCATGCCACGAAAGAGACGTTTGTTTTTCCAATGGCGGCGATTTTTGCCGGGGTGGTGGCGGTGAAGATGATGGGTGGGACGTTTGAGGCGAAGTCGACGAGGCTGACGTTCTCACCGAAGCGGGGCGGGGGTCGGGTGACGTGGCGTTCGTGGTTCTGGCTGGGCTTTTCAGCGACGGTGGTTTCGGTGTGGCAGTTTTCCAATGGGTTTCGCGAATGGACGGGAGTGTTGGAGAGTGCGACGACTTACTTGAGTTATTTGCAGAGGTCGGAGGGAAGCGGGCATGAGAAGCCGTGGACGTATTATCTTGGGGTGCTGTTCTGGCACAAAGATGGGTTTTTATGGACGGAGTTGATGACGGGGGTGCTGGCGTTGATGGGGATTTTAAGTGTGTTTTTCCAGCCGAAGCTGGCGAAGAATCTGCATGCGGCGCAGGTATTTCTGGCGGTTTACACGGTGGTGTTGCTGGCGCTTTATTCGTTGATTCCCTACAAGACGCCGTGGACGATTCTTGGAGTGAATTTTGCGCTGCCTCTGCTCGCGGGGTTGGGGGTGAGGTGGGTGTTCGTGTCAACAGGGCCGTGGATTTTGAAGGCGCTGTGGTTGCTGATTTTGACGGGCGGGGTTTATCATCTGTGTCAGCAAACGAGCATGGCGACCGACTACAAGTTTCCTGGTGAGGTGAGGTATTCGGCGGACTCACGGAATCCTTATGTGTATTCGCACACGACGACCAATTTCCTCAAGCTGGTGGATTTGGTGGAGGATTTGAAGGAGCATCATCCTGATGGCAACGACATGGCGGTGTATGTGGTGCAGCGGGAATTTGGCTGGCCGCTGGCGTGGTATTTGAGGGACATGCCGCGGGTGTCTTATGTGGACCAGTTTCCGGTGAAGCTGGATGCGCCAGTGGTGGTGGTGGATCTGGATCAGGAGGGCAAAGCGTGGGAGATATTGAGTTCGACGGCGGAGGCCGGGCCGGTGCCGGATTATGTCACCAGCGTGTTTGGATTGCGTCCGGGAACGAACCTGGCGGTGTTGGTGAGGGAGGATCTTTGGAACAAACGCGAGGCTAAACGTGAGGCAATTCGACCGGGGAGACGCGATTGA